A single Nostoc sp. PCC 7107 DNA region contains:
- a CDS encoding NACHT domain-containing NTPase: MVKRSLQASLKGIQEAKKAFVRKGWTQDNLAGEINIKTRQPIWRFFSGRPVERHTFIEICTVLELNWREIATHPPAEFLDREEFRQPPVWDIDTLVQQVRSQRFEKIQDQCGILQLLDISHPVAIDDIYIDVNILEDIPSFQYLEITELQNLDPKKFDRVGLGEVSQKQIPGKRAVETYSKLRVLGKPGVGKTTFLQHLAIQCNQGAFAVNQVPIFITLRNFAQECKVTNEFSLLNYIRQEFITSGISDTSVIETLLNAGRVLLLLDGMDEVLNQQSNAVLSEIRSFSDKYHKNQLVATCRTAAQRLRLRGFTDVEIAPFTSEQIEAFAQKWFVAFTKTNTEDGQAQSVEFIQKLDLDENWQFRQLIVTPLFLHLACWVFHGQEKFPTKRTDFYKQGLDLLLGKWDEAKGVERDEVYRGFLLPQKFKLLSQIAAATFEHGQYFFEQRVVEQYIGDYIQNLTSVSMDADELQIESEAALKAIEAQHGLLAERARGIFSFSYLAFQEYFTARKIVASHNLQAFEQAMGGLVSHITDPHWREIFLLTATMLRSADSLVQLMKQKIDALVAQDPYIQEFLTWASQKSRTIPSQPKGATVRAFYLALSRTPRVAPHFVLASSLDQGMFLDAALDNLLLECAIDESQDFAHFHACGDALSNILGIVLDVGLSKSLQQLSDQLPNSHKNQARFRLWLQTSYAAWAEQLRTTVMNYRNINHQWQFSPEQQQILQRYYDANQLLLDCLHSNCEVTAAIRQEIEATLLLPQKELEDREWQ, from the coding sequence ATGGTCAAGCGATCGCTCCAAGCATCACTTAAGGGAATTCAAGAGGCTAAAAAAGCATTTGTACGCAAGGGGTGGACACAAGACAACCTAGCTGGAGAAATTAATATTAAGACTAGACAACCGATTTGGCGATTTTTTAGTGGTCGTCCGGTTGAGCGTCATACCTTTATCGAAATTTGCACGGTGCTGGAATTAAATTGGCGGGAGATTGCAACTCATCCCCCCGCAGAATTTCTTGACCGAGAAGAATTCCGCCAGCCCCCTGTCTGGGATATTGATACACTAGTGCAACAAGTGCGATCGCAGCGATTCGAGAAAATTCAAGACCAGTGTGGTATTTTGCAGTTATTGGACATCAGCCATCCCGTGGCGATCGATGACATATATATAGATGTGAATATCTTGGAGGACATTCCTAGTTTTCAGTATTTAGAAATTACAGAACTGCAAAACCTTGATCCCAAAAAATTTGATCGGGTTGGCTTAGGTGAAGTATCTCAGAAACAAATACCGGGTAAACGAGCCGTTGAAACATACTCTAAGCTAAGAGTACTCGGCAAACCAGGGGTAGGTAAAACTACTTTTTTGCAACATCTGGCCATTCAGTGCAACCAAGGCGCATTTGCAGTCAATCAAGTACCAATCTTTATCACACTGAGAAATTTTGCCCAAGAGTGTAAAGTTACTAACGAGTTCAGCCTATTAAATTACATCCGCCAGGAATTCATCACATCTGGCATTTCCGATACCTCAGTCATCGAAACCTTACTCAATGCAGGCAGAGTATTATTGTTGCTGGATGGTATGGATGAAGTTCTCAACCAACAGAGCAATGCTGTCTTAAGCGAAATTCGCTCGTTTTCAGATAAATATCATAAAAATCAGTTAGTCGCAACCTGTCGTACAGCAGCTCAAAGACTGAGACTCCGAGGCTTTACCGATGTTGAAATTGCCCCATTTACCTCAGAACAAATCGAAGCCTTCGCGCAAAAATGGTTTGTAGCTTTTACCAAAACCAACACTGAAGATGGTCAAGCCCAGTCCGTTGAGTTTATTCAGAAACTAGACTTAGATGAAAACTGGCAATTCCGCCAACTCATCGTTACACCTTTATTTCTGCATCTTGCCTGCTGGGTGTTTCACGGTCAAGAAAAATTTCCCACCAAGCGCACTGATTTTTATAAGCAAGGTTTAGATCTGCTATTGGGTAAATGGGATGAAGCCAAAGGTGTGGAACGGGATGAAGTTTACCGAGGATTCTTATTACCGCAAAAGTTCAAGTTATTGAGTCAAATTGCCGCCGCCACATTTGAGCATGGTCAGTACTTTTTTGAGCAACGCGTCGTTGAGCAGTACATTGGTGACTATATTCAAAATCTCACTAGCGTGTCGATGGATGCAGATGAACTGCAAATAGAAAGTGAAGCGGCGCTGAAGGCGATAGAGGCGCAACATGGATTACTAGCAGAAAGGGCGCGGGGAATTTTCTCCTTCTCCTATCTGGCGTTTCAAGAATATTTTACAGCCCGAAAAATTGTTGCCAGCCATAACTTACAGGCATTTGAGCAAGCAATGGGAGGATTGGTCAGTCACATCACTGACCCACACTGGCGCGAAATCTTCTTATTGACAGCTACCATGCTGCGGAGTGCAGACTCTTTGGTACAGTTAATGAAGCAAAAAATTGATGCCCTAGTTGCCCAAGACCCTTATATACAAGAGTTTTTAACTTGGGCAAGCCAAAAATCTCGCACTATTCCCAGCCAACCAAAAGGTGCGACAGTCAGAGCATTTTACCTCGCCTTGAGTCGGACTCCCCGCGTAGCACCTCACTTTGTCTTAGCCAGCAGTCTTGACCAAGGGATGTTTCTCGATGCAGCCTTAGATAACCTGCTACTAGAGTGTGCAATTGATGAAAGTCAGGACTTTGCCCACTTCCACGCCTGTGGAGATGCACTCTCAAACATTTTGGGTATTGTTCTCGATGTTGGACTTTCTAAATCTCTGCAACAACTCTCAGATCAATTGCCTAATTCTCATAAAAATCAAGCACGGTTTCGCCTGTGGTTGCAGACTAGCTATGCGGCCTGGGCGGAACAGTTGAGAACGACAGTCATGAACTATCGCAATATTAATCACCAGTGGCAGTTTAGCCCTGAGCAACAGCAAATACTACAACGCTACTACGATGCTAATCAACTACTACTCGATTGTCTGCATAGCAATTGTGAGGTAACTGCTGCTATTAGGCAAGAAATTGAAGCTACTTTATTGTTGCCGCAGAAAGAACTGGAAGATAGGGAATGGCAATAG
- a CDS encoding DUF3775 domain-containing protein, whose amino-acid sequence METFLDKLSNYLDDFHITGKYSLIILHKYIEGFSEEEKAELIALIWLGRSVSNEPPQNFTNLVKQVRELIPQNYATTYIIDNSFLVRYLRNGLQKINICAAAS is encoded by the coding sequence GTGGAAACATTTTTAGATAAATTGTCTAATTATTTAGATGATTTCCACATCACCGGAAAATATTCATTAATCATCCTACACAAATATATTGAGGGATTTTCCGAGGAAGAAAAAGCAGAATTAATAGCCTTGATATGGCTTGGTAGAAGTGTATCCAATGAACCACCACAAAACTTTACCAATTTGGTTAAACAAGTAAGAGAGCTTATTCCCCAAAATTATGCAACAACTTATATTATCGATAATAGCTTTTTAGTAAGATATCTGCGTAATGGACTGCAAAAAATAAATATTTGCGCTGCTGCATCCTAG
- a CDS encoding M90 family metallopeptidase encodes MGAAIIIFLILGLIVTAIFISPILTKQRRNRLKKRLFPPLWSAVIENNLPIYLRLTPEERRRLQGHIQVFLAEKQFIGCQGLQVTAEMKITIAAVACLLLLNERGAYFPKLRSILIYPSTYFVNQTVAVSDYVVEERRDARLGESWVKDQVILSWEQVQQDTQNWHDGHNVVLHEFAHQLDQADGKAEGVPILTNKSDYLVWAQVMTAEYQQLCNDIQQDIKTVIDSYGATNPAEFFAVATETFFEKPQQLLKEHSTLYELLNRYYQVNPEYWI; translated from the coding sequence ATGGGTGCAGCAATTATTATTTTTCTCATCCTGGGGTTGATTGTAACAGCAATTTTCATCAGTCCCATTTTGACAAAACAGCGACGAAATCGCCTGAAAAAGCGTCTTTTTCCGCCATTGTGGAGTGCTGTTATTGAAAATAATCTCCCAATTTACTTACGTCTAACTCCCGAAGAACGCCGACGACTTCAAGGACATATTCAAGTATTTTTAGCCGAAAAACAATTCATTGGCTGTCAAGGCTTGCAAGTCACAGCAGAAATGAAAATTACGATTGCGGCTGTTGCTTGTTTACTACTGCTAAATGAACGCGGCGCATACTTTCCTAAATTGCGTTCAATTTTGATTTATCCCAGTACTTATTTTGTCAATCAAACTGTAGCTGTAAGTGATTATGTTGTCGAGGAAAGACGCGATGCTCGACTAGGGGAATCTTGGGTAAAAGACCAAGTAATATTATCTTGGGAGCAAGTGCAACAAGACACCCAAAATTGGCATGATGGACATAATGTTGTGCTGCATGAATTTGCCCATCAATTAGACCAAGCAGATGGCAAAGCTGAGGGTGTGCCGATTTTAACCAACAAATCAGATTATCTTGTTTGGGCGCAAGTAATGACAGCAGAATATCAACAACTCTGCAACGATATTCAACAAGATATCAAAACTGTAATTGATAGTTATGGCGCGACTAATCCCGCAGAATTTTTTGCCGTAGCAACAGAGACTTTTTTTGAAAAGCCACAGCAGTTATTGAAGGAGCATTCAACGCTTTATGAGTTATTAAACAGATACTATCAAGTCAATCCTGAGTATTGGATTTAA
- a CDS encoding Uma2 family endonuclease — protein sequence MSLAQDFNTRQDTSEDVIFPPGDLYSDEPPLETELHLRQIILLLKCLEWLWRDRQDFYAAANLTIYYSPNQRKSEDFRGPDFFVVLGTERRTRKSWVVWQEEGKYPNIIVEILSPKTADTDKGLKKQIYQDTFRTPDYFWFDPESLEFAGYHLLDGVYQPLEQNPQGHLWSQQLNLYLGIHQGLLRFFTPSGKLIPTPEEVAERLAAKLRELDIDPDTI from the coding sequence ATGTCTCTTGCTCAAGATTTCAACACTCGTCAAGACACATCAGAAGATGTTATCTTTCCCCCTGGTGACTTATATAGTGATGAGCCTCCGTTGGAAACTGAACTACATCTACGACAGATCATCTTACTTTTGAAATGTCTGGAATGGTTGTGGCGGGACAGACAAGACTTTTACGCAGCGGCTAACCTGACAATTTACTACAGCCCGAATCAACGTAAATCAGAAGATTTTCGCGGCCCAGATTTTTTTGTAGTGCTGGGAACTGAACGCCGAACGCGAAAAAGTTGGGTAGTTTGGCAAGAAGAGGGCAAATATCCTAACATAATTGTCGAAATCCTTTCGCCAAAAACTGCTGATACTGATAAAGGTTTAAAAAAACAGATTTATCAAGATACTTTTCGTACTCCTGATTATTTTTGGTTTGACCCAGAGAGTTTAGAATTTGCCGGGTATCATTTGTTAGATGGAGTGTATCAACCCTTGGAACAAAACCCTCAAGGGCATTTGTGGAGTCAACAGTTAAATTTATATTTGGGAATTCATCAAGGATTATTGCGATTTTTTACACCTTCAGGCAAATTAATTCCGACACCAGAAGAAGTTGCAGAACGTTTAGCTGCAAAATTACGAGAATTAGATATAGACCCAGACACAATTTAG
- the ilvA gene encoding threonine ammonia-lyase, biosynthetic encodes MLCDYLVQILTARVYDVAQETPLEYAPNLSQRLNNQLLLKREDMQSVFSFKLRGAYNKMVNLPPDLLAQGVIAASAGNHAQGVALSASRLGTTAIIVMPVTTPQVKIDAVKARGGKVVLHGNTYDDAYTYARQLEAEKGLTFIHPFDDPDVIAGQGTIGMEILRQYQQPIHAIFVAIGGGGLISGIGAYVKRLRPEIKIIGVEPVDADAMHQSLKAGKRVRLSQVGLFADGVAVREVGEETFRLCQEYVDEIILVDTDDTCAAIKDVFEDTRSILEPAGALAIAAAKAYVEREQIQGQTLVAVACGANMNFDRLRFVAERAELGERREAIFAVAIPEEQGSLRKFCECIGQRNLTEFNYRIADEKEAHIFVGVQIQNRADKAKMIETFENCGFKTIDLTDDELTKLHLRHMVGGHSPLAHNELLYRFEFPERPGALMKFVGSMSPNWNISMFHYRNNGADYGRIVVGMQVPPHEMQKWQAFLDTLGYQYWDESQNLAYKLFLG; translated from the coding sequence ATGCTTTGCGACTATCTAGTACAAATACTGACCGCCCGTGTGTACGATGTTGCCCAAGAAACCCCACTGGAGTATGCCCCGAATCTCTCTCAAAGGCTGAATAATCAGCTGCTATTAAAGCGGGAAGATATGCAGTCGGTGTTTTCTTTCAAGCTGCGGGGTGCATATAACAAGATGGTAAACTTACCGCCGGATTTGTTAGCACAAGGTGTCATTGCGGCTTCGGCGGGAAATCATGCCCAAGGTGTAGCTTTATCAGCCAGTCGTTTAGGAACAACTGCTATTATTGTGATGCCTGTTACAACACCCCAGGTAAAGATAGATGCAGTTAAAGCTAGGGGTGGAAAGGTTGTCTTGCATGGCAATACTTACGATGACGCATACACTTACGCGCGACAATTAGAAGCCGAAAAAGGCTTAACTTTTATTCATCCTTTTGATGACCCTGATGTGATTGCGGGACAGGGAACCATCGGGATGGAAATCTTACGCCAATACCAGCAACCCATTCATGCAATTTTTGTCGCTATTGGTGGCGGTGGTTTGATTTCGGGAATTGGGGCGTATGTGAAACGGTTGCGTCCAGAAATTAAAATTATAGGTGTGGAACCTGTCGATGCTGACGCGATGCACCAATCATTAAAAGCCGGGAAACGGGTGCGGCTGTCGCAAGTTGGTTTGTTTGCTGATGGGGTAGCAGTGCGGGAAGTCGGGGAAGAAACATTCCGCCTGTGCCAAGAATATGTAGATGAAATTATTTTGGTGGATACCGATGACACCTGTGCGGCAATTAAAGATGTATTTGAAGATACGCGTTCTATTTTAGAACCTGCGGGGGCATTGGCGATCGCAGCGGCTAAAGCCTACGTCGAACGCGAACAAATTCAAGGACAAACTTTAGTTGCTGTGGCTTGCGGTGCAAATATGAACTTTGACCGCCTGCGCTTTGTCGCTGAACGCGCCGAATTAGGCGAACGCCGCGAAGCGATATTTGCAGTCGCCATTCCCGAAGAACAAGGTAGTCTGCGGAAGTTTTGCGAATGTATTGGTCAACGCAACTTAACTGAGTTTAATTATCGCATCGCCGATGAAAAAGAAGCCCATATTTTTGTCGGTGTGCAGATTCAAAACCGCGCCGACAAAGCCAAGATGATCGAAACCTTTGAAAATTGCGGCTTTAAAACAATCGATTTAACCGATGATGAACTGACAAAATTACACTTACGCCACATGGTAGGCGGACATTCACCCCTCGCCCACAATGAATTACTGTATCGGTTTGAATTTCCCGAACGTCCTGGTGCATTGATGAAGTTTGTCGGTTCCATGAGTCCCAACTGGAATATCAGTATGTTCCACTATCGCAACAACGGCGCAGACTATGGGCGCATTGTTGTAGGTATGCAGGTACCACCTCATGAAATGCAAAAATGGCAAGCTTTTCTCGATACCCTTGGTTATCAGTATTGGGATGAAAGCCAAAATTTGGCATATAAATTATTTTTGGGATAG
- the egtD gene encoding L-histidine N(alpha)-methyltransferase has protein sequence MTISKAVTSKVTSLKSIEERLQIQRLIEATRVVTSTAGSDVVKGLTQIPKSLPPYYFYDDQGSDLFEEICELPEYYVTRTETAILEQCAGEIAKLTGACELVELGSGSSTKTRILLDAYQKLGYLQRYLPIDVSAGMLENSARKLLRDYPGLLVYALAGTYEMALAQLPPKHSPSRMIGFIGSSLGNLNPEECNAFFLQITNALQVGEYFLLGVDLQKPKEILEPAYNDRQGVTAAFNINMLEHLNRRFEGDFDTTQFEHWAFYNETAHQIEMHLRSLRSQTVHLKSLNLTVNFALGETILTEISRKFNLESIQQQLKTQGLVPIQTWTDSNQWFGLLLCQLQSV, from the coding sequence ATGACAATATCTAAAGCTGTCACCAGCAAAGTTACTTCCCTCAAAAGCATTGAAGAACGGTTGCAAATACAGCGTTTGATAGAAGCAACACGAGTAGTTACATCAACTGCGGGGAGTGATGTAGTCAAGGGATTAACTCAAATCCCCAAATCCTTACCTCCATATTACTTTTATGACGATCAAGGATCTGATTTATTTGAAGAAATCTGTGAGTTACCAGAATATTATGTCACTCGCACAGAAACAGCTATTTTAGAACAGTGCGCTGGTGAAATTGCCAAACTTACGGGTGCTTGCGAATTAGTTGAACTTGGCAGTGGTAGTTCTACAAAAACCCGAATTTTGCTGGATGCTTACCAAAAGCTAGGTTATCTTCAGCGCTATTTGCCAATAGATGTTAGTGCGGGAATGTTGGAAAATAGCGCGAGAAAGTTACTCAGAGATTATCCGGGATTGCTAGTTTATGCACTGGCTGGAACTTATGAAATGGCTTTAGCTCAACTCCCACCAAAGCATTCACCCAGTAGGATGATTGGCTTTATTGGTAGTTCTTTAGGAAATCTCAACCCCGAAGAGTGTAATGCTTTCTTTTTACAAATTACCAATGCTCTGCAAGTAGGAGAATATTTCTTACTAGGAGTAGATTTACAAAAACCAAAAGAAATTTTGGAACCAGCTTACAACGATCGCCAAGGTGTGACAGCAGCATTTAACATCAATATGCTGGAGCATTTAAATCGCAGGTTTGAAGGCGATTTTGATACAACCCAGTTTGAACACTGGGCGTTTTATAATGAAACCGCCCATCAAATTGAGATGCACTTGCGAAGCTTGCGATCGCAAACTGTACACTTAAAATCTCTCAACCTCACAGTTAATTTTGCCCTAGGCGAAACCATCTTGACGGAAATATCGCGCAAATTTAACCTAGAAAGTATTCAACAACAACTCAAAACACAAGGTTTAGTTCCCATTCAAACCTGGACAGACTCAAATCAATGGTTTGGTTTGTTGTTGTGTCAGTTGCAATCTGTCTAA
- a CDS encoding ergothioneine biosynthesis protein EgtB has translation MISKLNKSSTKEFIYYALNDCRKKTLKLIDELDDTTFRNQYHPDFSPVGWHLGHIAYTESLWLLEHSAGLRCLFPQYRKLFAADGLPKCERVQLPNLAEISDYLQTVRDKVLEYLEVADIEPQERLWRFLIQHESQHCEILSYVWELAKRGKGVGGQGKNITLNTQHWLNAPLPLTARAKRPATANSTSMVMIPAGEFEQGNNSLDALDNESLCHRVYLDTYWIDRFPVTCGQYREFMAAGGYENTEWWSDDGWQWLQTERVTQPLYWQSDRSYDNHPVCGVSWYEAEAYSRFVGKRLPTEAEWEKAASWDAQANHRRTYPWGEEMPTPKYCNCDRLISQTTPVDAYPESKSVYGLFDTLGNVWEWTDSWFAPYQGFQSYPYVGYSQVYFDNQHRVLKGGSWATRPWVLRASFRNWYHPNVRQVFAGFRCATSFN, from the coding sequence GTGATATCCAAATTGAACAAATCTAGCACCAAAGAATTTATTTATTATGCTTTAAATGATTGTCGGAAAAAAACTTTAAAGCTAATTGATGAATTAGACGATACGACATTTCGTAATCAGTATCATCCTGATTTTAGTCCTGTTGGCTGGCACTTGGGACATATTGCTTACACTGAGTCGTTATGGTTGCTAGAACACAGTGCAGGTTTAAGATGTTTATTTCCGCAATACCGCAAGCTGTTTGCAGCCGATGGTTTACCCAAATGTGAACGTGTTCAACTGCCAAACTTAGCAGAAATCAGTGATTACTTACAGACAGTTAGAGACAAAGTGCTGGAATATTTAGAAGTCGCTGATATTGAACCGCAAGAACGTCTCTGGCGGTTTTTAATTCAGCACGAAAGTCAACACTGTGAAATTCTCAGTTATGTGTGGGAATTGGCGAAGAGAGGAAAGGGCGTAGGGGGGCAAGGGAAGAACATCACACTCAACACTCAACACTGGCTAAACGCCCCGCTACCGCTAACAGCACGGGCTAAACGCCCCGCTACCGCTAACAGCACTTCTATGGTAATGATTCCCGCTGGGGAGTTTGAACAGGGAAACAATTCTCTGGATGCGTTGGATAATGAAAGTCTCTGTCATCGAGTATATCTAGATACTTATTGGATTGACCGTTTCCCGGTGACTTGCGGGCAGTATAGGGAATTTATGGCGGCGGGAGGCTATGAAAATACTGAGTGGTGGTCTGATGATGGGTGGCAATGGTTACAAACTGAAAGAGTAACACAACCACTTTATTGGCAGAGCGATCGCAGTTATGATAATCATCCAGTCTGCGGTGTGAGTTGGTACGAAGCTGAAGCATATTCGCGGTTTGTTGGCAAGCGTTTACCCACAGAAGCCGAATGGGAAAAAGCGGCTAGTTGGGATGCTCAAGCTAACCATCGGCGCACCTATCCTTGGGGTGAAGAAATGCCCACACCTAAATATTGTAATTGCGATCGCCTGATATCTCAGACAACCCCAGTTGATGCTTACCCTGAAAGCAAAAGCGTATATGGCTTATTTGATACTCTGGGTAATGTTTGGGAATGGACAGATTCTTGGTTTGCGCCTTACCAAGGTTTCCAAAGTTACCCTTATGTGGGTTACTCCCAAGTTTATTTTGACAATCAACACCGGGTGTTAAAAGGTGGTAGTTGGGCAACTCGTCCGTGGGTATTACGTGCTAGTTTTCGTAATTGGTATCATCCTAACGTACGTCAAGTATTTGCAGGTTTTCGCTGCGCTACAAGTTTTAATTAA
- the egtC gene encoding ergothioneine biosynthesis protein EgtC, translated as MCRLLAYLGSPVSLEHLLYKPEHSLIVQSYQPREMTSGVVNADGFGMGWYHTHKDTAPYIYKNTSPIWNDINLPHLSRYVESKCILGYVRSATIGQAVDFTNCQPFNHENWLFLHNGFIENFRQTLHRRIRSTLTPDFYDKIYGSTDSEHLFALLLSQRQIHKHRPPEYALRATLLGIAELAKRHQIKVLANIVLSDGKRLIASRFSVGSPNPSLYWIRDDLNFPNSVIIASEPLFPGKWNPCPENSIISVGEDCDIQIEQI; from the coding sequence ATGTGCCGTTTACTTGCCTATCTTGGTTCGCCTGTTTCCTTGGAGCATCTTCTGTATAAACCAGAACATTCTTTGATTGTCCAAAGTTATCAACCCCGTGAAATGACTTCTGGTGTAGTAAATGCAGATGGTTTTGGTATGGGTTGGTATCATACTCACAAAGATACTGCTCCCTATATTTATAAAAATACATCGCCGATTTGGAATGATATTAACTTACCTCATCTAAGTCGTTACGTTGAATCAAAGTGTATTTTGGGTTATGTACGCAGCGCCACCATAGGGCAAGCTGTAGATTTTACCAATTGTCAGCCATTCAATCACGAAAATTGGCTATTTTTGCATAACGGATTCATTGAAAATTTTCGGCAAACATTACATCGAAGAATTCGTAGCACTTTAACACCCGATTTTTACGACAAAATTTATGGAAGTACCGATTCTGAACATTTATTTGCGTTATTACTTTCTCAACGTCAAATTCACAAACATCGTCCGCCAGAATATGCACTACGCGCTACTTTGTTAGGTATTGCTGAGTTAGCAAAACGTCATCAAATCAAGGTTTTAGCCAACATAGTTTTAAGTGACGGAAAACGCCTGATAGCTTCCCGTTTTTCTGTTGGTTCACCAAATCCATCTTTGTACTGGATACGAGATGATCTGAATTTTCCGAACTCTGTAATTATTGCTTCGGAACCTTTATTTCCTGGTAAATGGAATCCTTGCCCAGAAAATAGCATCATCAGTGTGGGAGAAGACTGTGATATCCAAATTGAACAAATCTAG
- a CDS encoding DUF6717 family protein, translating into MTNSMMVIFPYRHNQTWVFDDERLDLVQEPFVSGVPEMIDIFVQGIANVDEGFKLLFSASPFPGYQAELTWLREEYNGNWYLWREKSLEGWLCPALFKYFEQAPTKIYCQAEGLYS; encoded by the coding sequence ATGACTAACTCAATGATGGTGATTTTTCCATATAGGCATAATCAAACATGGGTATTTGATGATGAGCGTCTAGATTTGGTGCAAGAACCGTTTGTGAGTGGTGTACCGGAAATGATTGATATTTTTGTTCAAGGTATAGCTAATGTGGATGAAGGATTTAAACTCCTGTTTTCTGCTAGTCCTTTCCCTGGTTATCAAGCAGAATTAACATGGTTACGTGAGGAGTACAACGGTAATTGGTATTTGTGGCGGGAAAAAAGTCTGGAAGGTTGGTTATGTCCAGCATTATTTAAATATTTTGAGCAAGCACCGACAAAAATCTATTGTCAAGCTGAAGGTTTGTATTCCTAA
- a CDS encoding glycosyltransferase family 4 protein, whose amino-acid sequence MKAIVIMPLGEQKGGGEMMFLDLMQQGRNAGVEWIAIFLEPGPMVEQVRKLGIDARVLESGRLRQIHKLIITVLRITAIARREGADIIVNWMWITHFYGGIAAMLLGLPSVWYQLEVPHDKFWLVRLATALPARAVITLSEDGKQAQAQIWPHRPTPLVYPGVALDRFEPTALPSPQAARQKLGLPSQGPLIGIVGRLQRWKGMHVLVQAMPKVLQKYPDAHCVVVGGKHDLEADYEEFLKSEIANLGLQEKVIMPGLQRNIPEWVQAMDVFVHASDKEPFGIVIIEAMALGKPVIAGDAGGPTEIITDGMNGLLTPYGDSEALAIAILRYLDEQDFAQNVAVAARQRALDFSTQNYAQNFINTLRSLIPSVS is encoded by the coding sequence ATGAAAGCTATAGTTATCATGCCCCTAGGTGAACAAAAAGGTGGCGGTGAAATGATGTTTTTAGACTTGATGCAGCAAGGACGTAATGCTGGTGTTGAGTGGATAGCCATCTTTTTAGAACCCGGCCCAATGGTGGAACAAGTTAGAAAATTGGGCATTGATGCGCGAGTTCTTGAAAGTGGCAGATTACGGCAAATTCATAAGTTAATTATTACTGTATTGCGAATAACGGCGATCGCTCGCCGTGAAGGTGCAGATATAATTGTCAATTGGATGTGGATTACCCATTTTTATGGCGGTATCGCCGCTATGCTGCTAGGTTTACCATCTGTTTGGTATCAACTGGAAGTCCCCCATGACAAGTTTTGGTTAGTCCGTCTCGCCACAGCATTACCAGCCCGTGCTGTTATCACCCTCTCAGAAGATGGCAAGCAAGCCCAAGCCCAGATTTGGCCGCATCGTCCCACACCTCTGGTTTATCCTGGTGTCGCTTTAGATAGATTTGAACCAACTGCGTTACCTTCACCCCAAGCAGCACGGCAAAAACTCGGCTTACCATCACAGGGGCCACTCATTGGCATTGTGGGCAGACTCCAACGCTGGAAAGGAATGCACGTCCTCGTTCAAGCAATGCCAAAAGTTTTACAGAAATATCCTGATGCTCATTGTGTGGTAGTTGGTGGTAAACATGATTTAGAGGCAGATTATGAAGAGTTTCTCAAATCAGAGATAGCGAATTTAGGGCTGCAAGAGAAAGTAATTATGCCCGGACTTCAGCGCAATATTCCCGAATGGGTGCAAGCAATGGATGTCTTTGTTCATGCTTCTGATAAAGAACCATTTGGCATTGTGATTATTGAAGCGATGGCGCTGGGTAAACCTGTCATTGCTGGTGATGCTGGCGGCCCCACCGAAATTATTACCGATGGGATGAATGGCTTATTAACACCTTACGGTGATTCTGAAGCATTAGCGATCGCAATTCTCCGTTATCTAGATGAACAAGACTTTGCCCAAAATGTCGCCGTCGCTGCACGCCAACGCGCCCTCGATTTCTCTACCCAGAACTACGCGCAAAACTTTATCAATACTCTGCGTTCTCTGATACCTAGCGTTTCGTAA